A genomic segment from Nocardiopsis sp. Huas11 encodes:
- a CDS encoding CU044_2847 family protein, giving the protein MIDFVTDDGTVVSIESTPVRKEGASNVARDDERILGGRQLDSVLLRIRKVADAVSTQLKDLSSSPMAPAETEVEFGLSVSADADAVIVKGKGEATFKVKMTWSNRE; this is encoded by the coding sequence GTGATCGACTTCGTCACCGACGACGGCACCGTGGTCAGCATCGAGTCCACCCCCGTTCGCAAGGAGGGCGCCTCCAACGTCGCGCGCGACGACGAGAGGATTCTCGGCGGCCGACAGCTCGACTCGGTGCTGCTCCGTATCCGAAAAGTCGCCGACGCCGTGTCGACACAGCTGAAGGACCTCTCCTCTTCTCCCATGGCACCGGCCGAGACCGAGGTCGAATTCGGCCTCAGCGTCAGTGCCGACGCCGATGCCGTGATCGTCAAGGGAAAGGGCGAGGCCACGTTCAAGGTGAAGATGACCTGGTCGAACCGGGAGTGA
- a CDS encoding DUF397 domain-containing protein, with protein MTGRNSARTTWRDGRDGTAWRKSSRSPNRSECCEASLRRPREVLLRDSVHPDDAVLRFRSREWLSLLSSLS; from the coding sequence ATGACCGGGCGAAACAGCGCACGCACCACCTGGCGGGACGGACGGGACGGCACCGCATGGCGCAAGTCGTCGAGGTCGCCGAACAGAAGTGAGTGCTGCGAGGCATCCCTGAGACGGCCGCGTGAGGTCCTCCTGCGCGACTCCGTGCATCCGGACGACGCCGTCCTGCGCTTCCGCTCCCGGGAGTGGCTGTCGCTGCTCTCGTCCCTGTCCTGA
- a CDS encoding ribonucleotide-diphosphate reductase subunit beta, giving the protein MTTVSENSAGATSGLGEIQRDAERVNVDDKAMINARADVNQLLPLKYTWAWDKYLAGCNNHWMPTEVAMQADIALWKSKDGLTEDERLMLKRNLGFFATAESLVANNIVLAVYRQLTNPECRQYLLRQAFEEAVHTHTFQYICESLGLDEGELFNMYREVPSITAKDAWALKYTQNLENPEFRTGTPEADQAFLRDLVAFYVIFEGMWFYTGFAQILSLGRRNKMIGIAEQYQYILRDESIHLNFGIDVINQIKIENPHLWSAEFQDEVRTMLTEACELEVAYGRETMPRGVLGLNSELCEKYMHFITDRRAEQIGLAPIFGESENPFPWMSEMMDLQKEKNFFETRVIEYQTGGGLDWD; this is encoded by the coding sequence ATGACCACCGTGTCCGAGAACAGCGCCGGCGCCACCAGCGGCCTCGGCGAGATCCAGCGCGACGCCGAGCGCGTCAACGTCGACGACAAGGCGATGATCAACGCCCGCGCCGACGTCAACCAGCTGCTCCCGCTCAAGTACACCTGGGCGTGGGACAAGTACCTCGCGGGCTGCAACAACCACTGGATGCCCACCGAGGTCGCCATGCAGGCCGACATCGCCCTGTGGAAGTCCAAGGACGGGCTGACCGAGGACGAGCGCCTCATGCTCAAGCGCAACCTCGGGTTCTTCGCGACCGCGGAGTCGCTGGTGGCCAACAACATCGTCCTGGCCGTCTACCGCCAGCTGACCAACCCCGAGTGCCGCCAGTACCTGCTGCGCCAGGCCTTCGAGGAGGCGGTGCACACCCACACCTTCCAGTACATCTGCGAGAGCCTCGGCCTGGACGAGGGCGAGCTCTTCAACATGTACCGCGAGGTCCCCTCGATCACCGCCAAGGACGCCTGGGCGCTCAAGTACACCCAGAACCTGGAGAACCCGGAGTTCCGCACGGGGACCCCCGAGGCCGACCAGGCGTTCCTGCGCGACCTCGTGGCCTTCTACGTCATCTTCGAGGGCATGTGGTTCTACACGGGCTTCGCGCAGATCCTGTCGCTGGGCCGGCGCAACAAGATGATCGGCATCGCCGAGCAGTACCAGTACATCCTGCGCGACGAGTCGATCCACCTGAACTTCGGCATCGACGTGATCAACCAGATCAAGATCGAGAACCCGCACCTGTGGAGCGCCGAGTTCCAGGACGAGGTCCGCACCATGCTCACCGAGGCCTGCGAGCTGGAGGTGGCCTACGGTCGCGAGACCATGCCGCGCGGCGTGCTGGGGCTCAACTCCGAACTGTGCGAGAAGTACATGCACTTCATCACCGACCGGCGCGCGGAGCAGATCGGCCTGGCGCCGATCTTCGGGGAGTCCGAGAACCCCTTCCCGTGGATGAGCGAGATGATGGACCTCCAGAAGGAGAAGAACTTCTTCGAGACCCGGGTCATCGAGTACCAGACCGGCGGCGGCCTGGACTGGGACTGA
- a CDS encoding NAD(P)/FAD-dependent oxidoreductase yields MADVDAVVVGSGPNGLSAAVTLARAGLAVELHERHDTIGGGLRTEALFDSDVVHDLCAAVHPMAEASRFFREFDLAARGVELLRPAASYAHPLPGGGAAVAWRDLEDTCAGLGVDGDRWRRLMGPLVARSRGVVDLVMSGQRSVPADPAAALLLARGVLTHGFGRGPLTTERARALLAGVAAHVVGPLPSLPGAAVAALLGHLAHTGTGWPLPRGGSSAVADALAADFTAHGGVIRTGHPVEDLRDLPRARSVLLDVAPKGFLRLARGRLPPAYRRALARFRYAPGAAKADFLVSEPIPWAAPEVAAAGTVHLGGSAAAIAAAETATARGRRVAAPFVLLVDPAVADPGRARNGRRPVWAYAHVPNGDTRDPVDLVRRRIEAYAPGFSDTVVAARGVSAARMEEYNPNYVGGDISAGAMSLRQAVLRPAPRWDPYRTPLPGVYLCSASTPPGPGVHGMAGYLAALSALRRDHGLRTAPDLSP; encoded by the coding sequence ATGGCGGACGTCGACGCGGTGGTGGTCGGCAGCGGACCCAACGGGCTCTCCGCCGCGGTCACCCTCGCCCGCGCGGGGCTGGCCGTCGAACTCCACGAACGGCACGACACCATCGGCGGAGGGCTGCGCACCGAGGCCCTGTTCGACTCCGACGTCGTCCACGACCTCTGCGCGGCCGTGCACCCGATGGCCGAGGCGTCCCGGTTCTTCCGCGAGTTCGACCTCGCGGCCCGGGGCGTGGAACTGCTGCGGCCCGCCGCCTCCTACGCCCACCCGCTGCCCGGCGGCGGAGCGGCCGTGGCGTGGCGAGACCTGGAGGACACCTGCGCCGGACTGGGCGTGGACGGGGACCGGTGGCGCCGTCTCATGGGCCCGCTCGTCGCGCGCAGCCGCGGTGTGGTCGACCTGGTCATGTCCGGCCAGCGCTCGGTGCCCGCCGATCCGGCGGCGGCGCTGCTGTTGGCCCGCGGCGTCCTCACGCACGGGTTCGGTCGGGGCCCCCTCACCACCGAGCGGGCCAGAGCCCTGCTCGCGGGGGTGGCCGCGCACGTGGTCGGCCCCCTGCCCTCGCTTCCCGGCGCCGCCGTGGCCGCCCTGCTCGGCCACCTGGCCCACACCGGCACCGGATGGCCGCTGCCCCGGGGCGGCAGCTCCGCGGTCGCCGACGCCCTGGCCGCCGACTTCACCGCGCACGGCGGCGTCATCCGCACCGGGCACCCCGTCGAGGACCTGCGCGACCTCCCGCGTGCCCGCTCGGTGCTGCTGGACGTGGCGCCCAAGGGCTTCCTGCGCCTGGCGCGCGGCCGGCTCCCCCCGGCCTACCGACGGGCCCTGGCCCGCTTCCGCTACGCCCCCGGGGCGGCCAAGGCGGACTTCCTCGTCAGCGAACCCATCCCCTGGGCCGCTCCGGAGGTGGCCGCCGCCGGCACCGTCCACCTGGGCGGCAGCGCGGCGGCGATCGCCGCCGCGGAGACCGCCACCGCCCGGGGACGGCGGGTCGCCGCACCCTTCGTCCTGCTGGTCGATCCGGCCGTGGCCGATCCCGGCCGCGCCCGGAACGGCCGCCGTCCGGTGTGGGCCTACGCGCACGTGCCCAACGGCGACACCCGCGACCCCGTGGACCTGGTCCGGCGCCGGATCGAGGCCTACGCCCCCGGTTTCTCCGACACCGTTGTCGCCGCGCGGGGCGTCTCCGCCGCGCGGATGGAGGAGTACAACCCGAACTACGTGGGCGGCGACATCTCCGCCGGAGCCATGTCCCTGCGGCAGGCGGTCCTGCGCCCCGCGCCACGCTGGGATCCGTACCGCACGCCCCTGCCGGGGGTCTACCTGTGCTCGGCCTCCACGCCGCCCGGCCCCGGGGTGCACGGGATGGCGGGGTACCTGGCGGCCCTGTCCGCGCTGCGCCGCGACCACGGGCTGCGCACCGCGCCCGACCTCTCCCCGTGA
- a CDS encoding TetR/AcrR family transcriptional regulator: MGRLQAKDWARAALGALAEGGLRAVAVESVAARLGVSKGSFYWHFGTRRDLVDAALRLWESDTEEVIAELAEIADPARRMRTLLELALGEPTDAAISFWLISGADDPAVAEVARRVTDRRMAVMQDALRLLGQPEEEARSRVVAGYGSYLGIAALVRIGAIDAAPDTFVDQALAEMGVG, from the coding sequence ATGGGTCGACTACAGGCGAAGGACTGGGCACGCGCGGCGCTGGGAGCGCTGGCCGAAGGCGGGCTGCGCGCGGTCGCGGTGGAGTCGGTCGCCGCGCGCCTGGGCGTGTCCAAGGGAAGCTTCTACTGGCACTTCGGTACCCGCCGGGACCTCGTGGACGCCGCGCTGCGGCTGTGGGAGTCCGACACCGAGGAGGTCATCGCCGAGCTGGCGGAGATCGCCGACCCCGCACGGCGCATGCGCACCCTCCTGGAACTCGCGCTCGGCGAGCCCACGGACGCCGCGATCTCGTTCTGGCTGATCAGCGGGGCCGACGACCCGGCCGTGGCGGAGGTCGCCCGGCGGGTGACCGACCGGCGGATGGCGGTCATGCAGGACGCCCTGCGCCTGCTCGGGCAGCCCGAGGAGGAGGCGCGGTCGCGGGTGGTCGCCGGATACGGCAGCTATCTGGGCATCGCCGCGCTGGTACGGATCGGCGCGATCGACGCCGCGCCGGACACCTTCGTCGACCAGGCGCTGGCCGAGATGGGCGTCGGCTGA
- a CDS encoding SRPBCC family protein, whose product MILNVHERTVTGTPDEVWEVLALLGGEDDPLWPEESGTFRIEGGLRPGARVVHGPMRYVVGEVEPGRRLMFDAPRGGQPGFHGSHGFTLTPTGDGTLVRHELRAGGALFRLAWALVVRREHDTTLEEILDRLQRLTATA is encoded by the coding sequence ATGATCCTCAACGTGCACGAACGCACCGTGACCGGAACACCCGACGAGGTCTGGGAGGTCCTCGCGCTCCTCGGCGGCGAGGACGACCCCCTCTGGCCCGAGGAGAGCGGCACCTTCCGGATCGAGGGAGGCCTGCGGCCGGGGGCACGGGTCGTCCACGGGCCCATGCGCTACGTCGTCGGGGAGGTCGAGCCCGGGCGCCGGCTGATGTTCGACGCGCCCCGGGGCGGACAGCCGGGCTTCCACGGCTCGCACGGGTTCACGCTCACCCCGACCGGGGACGGCACGCTCGTCCGGCACGAGCTCAGGGCCGGGGGCGCGCTCTTCCGCCTCGCGTGGGCGCTCGTCGTCCGCCGCGAGCACGACACCACGCTGGAGGAGATCCTCGACCGCCTCCAGCGCCTGACCGCGACGGCCTGA